In one window of Nocardiopsis aegyptia DNA:
- a CDS encoding sulfite exporter TauE/SafE family protein has product MELWEAVAVLLAGVAAGGINAIAGSGTLFTFPVLLALGYPPLTATISNSIGLAPGTLSGTIAYRRELSGQRGRILRLGSMSFLGAVTGALLLVYLPADVFETVVPYMIGFACVLILLQPRIARWARSRKPAKPNGGPLMPLGAYVTGTYGGYFAAAQGIILLSFLGTALDDGLQRINALKNVMTTIVNSTAAVFYIVLAEPSWPVVGLIAVGTIVGGYLGARFGRRMSPAALRLCVVVVGLTAAVQLLLGRI; this is encoded by the coding sequence ATGGAACTCTGGGAGGCAGTCGCCGTTCTCCTCGCGGGAGTGGCGGCCGGCGGCATCAACGCCATCGCCGGGTCGGGAACGCTGTTCACGTTCCCGGTCCTTCTGGCGCTCGGGTACCCGCCCCTCACCGCGACCATCTCCAACAGCATCGGTCTGGCGCCGGGCACGCTCAGCGGCACCATCGCCTACCGCCGGGAGCTGTCGGGCCAGCGCGGGCGGATCCTGCGGTTGGGGTCGATGTCCTTCCTGGGGGCGGTCACGGGCGCCCTGCTGCTGGTCTACCTGCCGGCCGACGTGTTCGAGACCGTCGTGCCGTACATGATCGGCTTCGCCTGTGTGCTGATCCTGCTGCAACCGCGCATCGCCCGGTGGGCGCGCTCGCGCAAGCCGGCGAAGCCCAACGGCGGCCCGCTGATGCCGCTCGGCGCGTACGTGACCGGTACCTACGGCGGCTACTTCGCCGCGGCCCAGGGCATCATCCTGCTGAGCTTCCTGGGCACGGCGCTCGATGACGGCCTGCAGCGGATCAACGCGCTCAAGAACGTCATGACCACGATCGTCAACAGCACGGCCGCGGTGTTCTACATCGTGCTCGCCGAGCCCTCGTGGCCGGTGGTCGGACTGATCGCGGTCGGCACCATCGTCGGCGGCTACCTCGGGGCGCGCTTCGGCCGCAGGATGAGCCCGGCGGCCCTGCGCCTGTGCGTGGTGGTCGTGGGCCTGACCGCGGCCGTGCAGCTGCTCCTCGGCCGGATCTGA